CCCCAGATGGCACTCGTACAACTTTGCTTAGTGGCAATGGACTAGAATCTGCCACAGCCTTGACAATTGGTCTTGATAGTGCTGTTTATGTAGCAAATAAAGGCGATCGCCCTGGAGTTGGGCAAGTTTTGCGGGTTGATCCAAAAGCAAAAGTCCCTGAACCAAGTGTTGTAATAGCTATAGTCGCGGTTGGTGTTTTAGGACTGAGTACTTTGCACAAGCGTAAGCCAAAACGCATAGTACTCAAGAAATCAAGTACAGATTTATCTGTGTTCCATGAGTGGTTCATAATTTCTTTGTGTACCTTACCCAATTGCAAACCGCCATATACCACTCACTCATATTTACTCCATAGCGATACGCGGAGCGTCAAGCGTATGCGCAAAGCGCACGCTGCGCGAACGACTGAGCGCTCACGCCGAAGTCCTCTGGCTTATCGCCTTAATCAGTTCATTAGCTTCATCTTGTGCTCGTTGCATCGCCTGTTGTAGTGGTTGCTGTCCTAACAAAGCGCTAACAAACTGGTTATCAAAATTGTTTACAATCGCTGCTGGATATTCACCGACTTGCCAAGGTATAGCATAATTTACTCCTGCCACAAGTGCAGTTCTCACGGGGTCTTGATCATAACCCAATTTCTGAGCAACAGATTTCCGAGATGGCAGAGCAAAGCCTGTTTTCGTCCACTTTGTCATACCTTGTTTACCTGTGAGATAAGAAATAAGTTCCCAAGCTTCGGCTTTGTGTTGGGTTTGCTTGTTCATCACGTAGGCAACAGTGAATACCATCGTATTTTTGTTATCATTAATTGTAGGTAGTTCTGCAGTAGCAAACTCTAAATTAGCAAAAGTTTCTGTGAGGTAGGGAATTGCCCAGTTCCCCTCAATTACCATTGCGACTTTACCCTGACCAAACATTTCACTGCCAGAATTTGTGCCAACATCAGATTTTTGAGATGAGGAGCGGTCTTTTTGATACTGGTCTATCGCCAATTGTAATCCTCGCAAGCTGGCATCACTGGCAAATGCTGCATAACCATTTTGGTTTACAAGTTGTCCACCAAAAGCTTTGATTTTGTAAGCCTGACGCGCTAATTCTGGAATTTCTCCAAAACCGTATTGATCAATTCTGCCATCTCGGTTACGGTCTACGGTCAACTTCTTTGAGTAGGCACGCAGTTCATTCCAAGTTGATGGTGGAATGGTTAAGCCTGCGGCTGCAAAAGCTTTTTTGTTATAAAACAGAGCAAGTGTCGAATAGTCCTTAGGTAAGCCGTAAATATGCTTAGAATATTTGAAGCTACTGAGTAGTGTTTCCTCAAAGTCAGCAACCTCAAAATCGGGAGTTATATACGCATCAAGTGGTTCTAAAACATTCTGGCTCATGAAAAAAGGAGCTTCAAGAGCATCTAAATAGAATACATCAGGAGCCGCTTCACCCACCAAGCGGGTTTTTATGACATCCATGTATTGGTCGTTGATGACTTCATGCCTGACTTTAATATTAGGATGGTTTGCTTCAAAGTCTTGCAATAGTTCTTTCAAGAGTTTTTGTTCTGCTGGACTTGCTGTCCAACCGCCCAGTTTGATAGTGACTGCGGTTGGTGCAGAGGAAACGCTCATAAAAGGTAGATTTTGACAACCAATAACAAAGAGGGCGATGCTTCCAAAAAGAGCCGCCCAAAGCATAATTCTGTTTGGGAGTATTGTCCTTTGGGCGATAGCTAGCCCCTTAGGGGGCGCTGCGCAAACGCTGCTGCGCAGCGCGCAGATCGCTACTAATGATCTTAAAAATTTTAGTCTTAAAAATTTCGACACGTTGGTTCGGATCACAGCCAAGTAAAAATTCTGCCACTTTAGATCTTGACTCTGTAACTGCGGATTGATTTTTTCTTTATTTAAATTTTTGTTGAGATATGCAAGTTACAATAACTAAATAATTATGAACAAAAGTTACAGTCCCCACTTGACCCATCTGTGAAGACAAGTATGGAACCAATTTCGCTAGAAACCGCTACGCCTCTAGCCCCCATAATACCCGAGATAGCAATTTCAGAACCGACTGTTGTTGCTAACTCAACACTCAGCCCTTCAGTTTTAAGAAAGAATGCTATTCGTATCAGCCTCAGAGCCTCTACTGTAGATGGTGTCTTCACATCAATATACTTGACCATTGTCACTGGTGTTTTACTCTCTAATTTTTTGGTGGAATTAAATGCTAGTCCAGTGATTATTGGAATGCTGTCTTCCATTCCAATGCTGGTGAATCTGATTCAGCCGTTCGGTGCGTATCTATCAGAACGCACAACCAGTCGCTTTCGATTTTCGATCCTTACAAACGTGAGTGCGAGGATACTCTGGTTATTTCTACCCATTGGGATCGCCGCCCTTAGCTTCGGATATATAAATTCTCAGCAATTGATAGTTCTAACACTTGTGATTATCTTGTTAATCAATATGTTACAAGGATTAGGACATCCATCGTGGATGAGTTGGATGGCAGCTTTAGTCCCTCGACAGATCCGAGGAAGGTATTTTGGGTTGCGTAACAGTGCTTTCAGTCTAACTGTTTTAACTTTTATACCAATAGCCGGTCTAGTTGTCTCTAAATGGCCTGGTGGAACTTTACAAGGTTATGCAGTGCTTGTGGTGTTCGGGACTCTATCAGGTCTGATAGGTCTTGGGTGTCAGTACTTCCAGGTGGACGTCAATCCACAGATGCAGCACGCTTCTGTCCTCGGTTCTTTAGTGAAAAATGCTATTTCTGGAGATACTGATAATTCTAGTCAAACTACTGATACACAGCCAGAAACTATAGAAAATACAACTGATTCTATACCGGATTCGAGTGCGATAAAAGGTATTTTAAATAACTCTAATTTCTTGATGTCTCTGTTGTATTTCAGTTTCCAAATGTTTGCCATTAACTTGAGTACTCCTTATTTCCCGCTCTATATGTTAAATAATTTACATTTAGATGTGAGTGTTGTGGCACTCTACGCCAGTTTTCAGGGGGCGGCAAACCTGGTGATGCTGACTTTCTGGGGCAAGTTATCAGACAAAATAGGTAACCGTTCAATCTTGATATTAATGGGGATTGTACTTACACTCATACCTTTATTTTGGCTAGCGATTGATGTTAGTTTCTTTGGCATTTGGCTGTGGTTACCCCTTTTACACATGTTACTTGGAGGGATTTGGGCAGCAATTGATTTATGCAACAACAATATGCAGCTAGCAATTGCGCCTGTCAAACAACAATCCCTTTATTTTGGAGTAATTGCTGCCGTTACTGGAGTTTGTGGCGCTTTAGGTACAACTATAGGTGGTTTGATTGCACAAAATCCCTCATTAGGTGGTTTACCAGCAGCCTTTGTTGTATCTTTTGTGTTCAGAATCGGAGCAGTTGTTCCCCTTTTATTTGTGCAAGAAGCGCGAAAAAACTCTTTAACTGAGGTGATACAAACTCTGTGGATATTTCGTAAGCAGATAGTAGAGAATTAGACATGGTATAGTGTAACCACTCACCTT
This portion of the Brasilonema sennae CENA114 genome encodes:
- a CDS encoding ABC transporter substrate-binding protein; amino-acid sequence: MLWAALFGSIALFVIGCQNLPFMSVSSAPTAVTIKLGGWTASPAEQKLLKELLQDFEANHPNIKVRHEVINDQYMDVIKTRLVGEAAPDVFYLDALEAPFFMSQNVLEPLDAYITPDFEVADFEETLLSSFKYSKHIYGLPKDYSTLALFYNKKAFAAAGLTIPPSTWNELRAYSKKLTVDRNRDGRIDQYGFGEIPELARQAYKIKAFGGQLVNQNGYAAFASDASLRGLQLAIDQYQKDRSSSQKSDVGTNSGSEMFGQGKVAMVIEGNWAIPYLTETFANLEFATAELPTINDNKNTMVFTVAYVMNKQTQHKAEAWELISYLTGKQGMTKWTKTGFALPSRKSVAQKLGYDQDPVRTALVAGVNYAIPWQVGEYPAAIVNNFDNQFVSALLGQQPLQQAMQRAQDEANELIKAISQRTSA
- a CDS encoding MFS transporter, which encodes MEPISLETATPLAPIIPEIAISEPTVVANSTLSPSVLRKNAIRISLRASTVDGVFTSIYLTIVTGVLLSNFLVELNASPVIIGMLSSIPMLVNLIQPFGAYLSERTTSRFRFSILTNVSARILWLFLPIGIAALSFGYINSQQLIVLTLVIILLINMLQGLGHPSWMSWMAALVPRQIRGRYFGLRNSAFSLTVLTFIPIAGLVVSKWPGGTLQGYAVLVVFGTLSGLIGLGCQYFQVDVNPQMQHASVLGSLVKNAISGDTDNSSQTTDTQPETIENTTDSIPDSSAIKGILNNSNFLMSLLYFSFQMFAINLSTPYFPLYMLNNLHLDVSVVALYASFQGAANLVMLTFWGKLSDKIGNRSILILMGIVLTLIPLFWLAIDVSFFGIWLWLPLLHMLLGGIWAAIDLCNNNMQLAIAPVKQQSLYFGVIAAVTGVCGALGTTIGGLIAQNPSLGGLPAAFVVSFVFRIGAVVPLLFVQEARKNSLTEVIQTLWIFRKQIVEN